One Ricinus communis isolate WT05 ecotype wild-type chromosome 1, ASM1957865v1, whole genome shotgun sequence DNA window includes the following coding sequences:
- the LOC8286717 gene encoding BTB/POZ domain-containing protein POB1: MRGSNSDLFDPRTEMESVYSRGASSSDGDFGFAFNDSNFSDRLLRIEIMDESPDNRCDGEGCNSIADWARHRKRRREDIKKDNAVEVSAGAEEQILNQPDMEDCVGCENQDEDAVAMIEEPPSGDEAVDGNESTWSMDCSTVVRVKTLHISSPILAAKSPFFYKLFSNGMRESEQRHVTLRINASEEAALMELLNFMYSNSLSTNTAPGLLDVLMAADKFEVASCMRYCSRQLRNMSMTPESALLYLELPSSVLMAEAVQPLTDAAKQYLASRYRDMTKYQEEVMSLPLAGIEAILSSDDLQVASEDAVYDFVLKWARTQYPKLEERREVLGARLARFIRFPYMTCRKLKKVLTCSDFDHDVASKLVLEALFFKAEAPHRQRSLAAEESASLNRRFVERAYKYRPVKVVEFELPRQQCVVYLDLKREECANLFPSGRVYSQAFHLGGQGFFLSAHCNMDQQSSFHCFGLFLGMQEKGNVSFAVDYEFAARAKPTEEFVSKYKGNYTFTGGKAVGYRNLFAIPWTSFMADDSLYFINGVLHLRAELTIRH, encoded by the exons ATGAGAGGATCAAATTCGGATCTATTCGACCCTAGAACGGAAATGGAGTCGGTCTATTCCCGTGGAGCATCTTCTTCAGATGGAGACTTCGGGTTCGCTTTTAATGATAGTAATTTCTCCGACCGCCTTCTCCGGATCGAAATCATGGATGAGTCCCCTGACAATAGATGTGATGGTGAGGGATGTAATAGTATTGCTGATTGGGCTAGGCACCGTAAGAGGAGGAGAGAAGATATCAAGAAAGATAATG CTGTCGAAGTCTCTGCCGGTGCCGAGGAGCAAATTTTAAATCAACCTGATATGGAAGATTGTGTGGGTTGTGAAAATCAAGATGAGGATGCAGTGGCAATGATTGAAGAGCCACCTTCTG GTGATGAAGCTGTAGATGGTAATGAGTCAACCTGGAGCATGGATTGTTCTACAGTTGTGAGAGTTAAAACATTACACATCAGTTCTCCTATTTTAGCTGCTAAAAGTCCATTTTTCTACAAG CTCTTCTCAAATGGAATGAGGGAGTCAGAGCAACGGCATGTGACCCTACGGATTAATGCCTCTG AGGAAGCGGCCCTGATGGAGCTTCTGAATTTTATGTACAGCAATAGCTTATCCACAAATACAGCTCCTGGCTTGCTTGATGTGCTGATGGCTGCTGACAAATTTGAGGTTGCTTCATGCATGAGGTATTGCAGCAGACAACTGCGTAACATGTCTATGACACCAGAGTCTGCTTTGTTGTATCTAGAGCTTCCCTCTAGTGTCTTAATGGCAGAAGCAGTCCAACCGTTGACTGATGCTGCAAAGCAATACCTTGCATCTCGTTATAGGGATATGACCAA GTATCAAGAAGAGGTGATGTCCTTGCCTCTGGCTGGAATTGAGGCAATCTTGTCTAGTGATGACCTGCAGGTTGCCTCAGAAGACGCTGTTTATGACTTTGTTTTGAAGTGGGCCAGGACGCAGTACCCAAAACTGGAGGAGCGCCGTGAAGTCTTGGGTGCACGCCTAGCACGTTTCATTCGCTTCCCTTACATGACTTGCCGGAAGCTTAAGAAGGTTCTAACATGCAGCGACTTTGATCATGATGTTGCATCCAAGCTTGTGCTTGAGGCTCTCTTTTTTAAGGCTGAGGCCCCACACCGTCAACGGTCCCTGGCTGCAGAAGAGTCTGCATCCTTAAATCGTCGTTTTGTGGAGCGTGCATACAAGTATCGTCCTGTTAAGGTGGTAGAATTTGAACTTCCTAGGCAGCAGTGTGTGGTGTATCTGGATTTAAAGCGGGAAGAATGTGCAAATCTGTTCCCATCGGGACGTGTCTATTCTCAGGCATTTCACCTGGGCGGACAAGGATTTTTCTTGTCAGCGCATTGCAACATGGACCAGCAAAGTTCATTCCATTGTTTTGGATTGTTTTTAGGGATGCAAGAGAAAGGAAATGTGAGCTTTGCTGTGGATTATGAATTTGCTGCCAGGGCAAAGCCAACGGAGGAATTTGTTAGCAAGTACAAAGGGAACTACACATTCACTGGGGGCAAGGCAGTTGGCTACAGAAACTTATTTGCTATACCGTGGACATCTTTCATGGCTGACGATAGTCTTTACTTCATAAATGGCGTCCTACATCTTAGAGCTGAGCTCACTATCAGGCACTGA
- the LOC8286718 gene encoding protein CURVATURE THYLAKOID 1A, chloroplastic: protein MAATVYAAAATSSMATTTATLIPTVNRTTRCSALPYLPPRLSSNSLRPSIKQVSASRRVSLLQIRASSEESAPVDAGELFTDLKARWDALENKSTVVLYGGGAIVAVWLSSIVVGAINSVPLLPKIMELVGLGYTGWFVYRYLLFKSSRKELATDIEALKKKIAGSE, encoded by the exons ATGGCAGCGACGGTTTATGCGGCGGCAGCTACTTCTTCTATGGCGACAACCACCGCCACTTTGATTCCGACTGTCAACAGAACTACCCGTTGCTCTGCTTTGCCTTACCTGCCACCTCGCTTGTCATCCAACTCCCTCCGCCCTTCCATCAAACAAGTCTCAG CATCCCGCAGGGTTTCTCTCCTTCAGATTAGAGCCTCATCAGAAGAGTCTGCTCCAGTTGATGCTGGTGAGCTCTTCACAGACTTGAAGGCAAGG TGGGATGCACTCGAAAACAAGTCAACAGTTGTTCTCTATGGAGGTGGGGCAATAGTGGCTGTTTGGCTATCATCAATTGTTGTTGGAGCTATCAACTCAGTACCTTTG CTTCCCAAAATCATGGAGTTGGTCGGCCTTGGATATACAGGATGGTTTGTCTACAGATACCTTCTCTTCAAG TCAAGCAGAAAGGAACTAGCCACAGATATTGAAGcactgaagaagaagattgcTGGAAGTGAATAA